In Haliaeetus albicilla chromosome 26, bHalAlb1.1, whole genome shotgun sequence, the sequence CctgggccagctcctgcttATCCACACTCCCCAGGAGTTTTACCCCACCCTGGAGGGCCTCAAGAGAAACTATAATGACCCAGAGGAGCGGGTGAGGTTCAGGTCCAAGCAGAACGTGGACTATgccttcctccttgcctttgCCGCCAACCTCTCCTCCTACTACTTGATGATTGAGGATGATGTGTGGTGCGCCAAGTCCTTCTTGACGGCCATCCGCAAGGCACTGGCTTCCCAGGAAGGCTCCAACTGGGCCACCCTTGAGTTCTCCAAGCTGGGCTACATCGGTAAGCTCTACCACTCCAGTGACCTTCCTCGCCTGGCtcgcttcctcctcctcttctacCAGGAGATGCCCTGCGACTGGCTGCTGGTCCATTTCCGCCTCCTGCTCACCCAGAAGGATGTCATCCGCTTCAAGCCCTCCCTCTTCCAGCACATGGGCCTCTACTCCTCCTTCCAGGGCACCATCAACCGGCTGGAGGACAACGAGTTTCAGGCTGATGCCTTGGACCTTCCAGACAACCCGCCAGCGGCCTTGTTCACCAGCATGTCCGTCTTTGAGAACTACGAGCCCCTCAAGGCTTACGGGACAGCAGAAGGGTATTTTTGGGGTAAAGACCCAGCAGCCGGCAGTGTCTTCTCCATCATCTTCCACCAGCCGGCCCACGTCACCCGTGTCCGGGTGCGCACAGGCTCTGATGAGCGCCAGAGTGATTTCCTGCGCGCTGGGGTTCTGGAGCTGGGCTGGCGACAGCAGGCTGATGGCCGGGACTGCTCTGCCTACACCACTGTGGGCACCTTTGAGAAGGGGATCTTTGAGCAGCGGGGACTGGAGAGGGGCATGCCCGGCCCTGTGGAGTGCGTGAGGATCCGGGTAACCCAGGACCAGAGTGAGTGGCTCATCATTCAGAGCATCGACATATGGACCACGGCAGGCACCTGaccacagctgcagcaggttgCCAAAGCGACAGGATTTTGTACTAAGAGgtcctttatttttctcactccctttttttggaaggaattAAATTATTGACTCCTGCTGCTGCGGGACATGGATGGGGCCAGGAGCAGGGCCCACCAGACTGCGCCTGCTTGGGGGATGCCCCAGTGAGCAATGCAGGGGGTATGGGAAGAGCAGAGACTGGGCAGTAGAAAACATTTCCTCCCACGGAGGATGGTGTACAGGACAAAGCTAATCAGCTAATTAACAAACCAAATAATTAATCAGGCAGTGGCATTTTTTGCAACCTCTCCACACCATCCCTTCCACATCTGAGTTTTCTAACCCACTGACTCCTCATTTCtaacctgcattttttttcctctcctatcCCATTTTTGAAGCTGTTCCTGGGAAGGGTCACAAACCCCTCACCCTCTAGGATCAGGGTCTGGTCGCTGGGAGCAGGAACCCTGGTGATCACTGATGTCTCAGTGCTGATCAGAGGGGCACCGGCCacaagatggacccaccacaCCAGCTCAGTCCCTGCACGACAGCCACGGCAGctctcatccagctgctgcttgtgCTGAGACCCTTCAAACAGGTTTTTCACCCtcttgggggaggggggcggggctGCAGTTCCCAGGGACCACACCCTGTGTCCATGAGGGATTCACACCCAGagggaaggacagggaagatgGGGTTTctaaaaggaggagaaaggtcCAACAACTGAGCACCATGGAACAAGGATGGGTAAAGGAAAATGTGACCTCGGTATAATGTGAAGCTCTGGGTACTTTTTAGCCCAGCAAGGTGCTGAAGGGTAACTGGGGTACACGCAGGCTGCAGGCACAAAGCCCCCAAAAAGCTTCTGTTTGGATTTGTCTGGCAGGATCAGCTTGGAGGGCTGGATCCTGCTGGGCAGCTTGATCAAAAGCTGTTGGCACTAGCATGCAAAGCGGTGACCAGCACCTCTCCCAATTAGGCTTTTAGCAACAATTCCTCAGCTTTCAACAAACGAGGAATTCCAATCTGCTCGGCCTTCTCACGAGAGCTCGGAGCAGTTTGTCGCTAACTTGTGCCAAGCAGGACTGCTCTGGTTTGCCAGTGTTTTAGGCCCAGCTCTCCTGGAGCAAGACAGTCACTCTCTGAGCACAGACAGGTGCAAAACAGTGCCAGGGGACCCACCTGCCAAAACATCTGAGTGCAGTAACCACAGCTCGGTCTTGAGGTCTTGCATCAACTTGCCTGTTGGGCACTGGAAGGCAGCCTGGAGAGCAGCTACTCAGTGCTGGGAGCCCCAGACCTGGCATGATGGGACTTTCCCCTGAAAAAAAGCCAGCCATATAATAGATCTTTGTCTGCATTTAATACAGAGAGATGCTACATGATAAACTCCAGCACTTTCCTGACGTTATAAATATACACACTGCAGAATCACCTCAGTTTCCTCCACACAGCCCAAGCACAGTCAGAGCTCTCAGAGTGTTTTGAGTAGCACAAGTGTCCCCTTTCCAGGGCCCCCAGTCCCAGACAAGTGTTTACAGTGCTCCAGTAGAGCCTTTGCCCCAGTTCTCTGGGACACAAATGCTCCTGAGCACACTGTGAGAGCATCAAGGCTTACCAGCATGGGTACAAACAGAAAGCTTTCTCCCCAGTATGTTCATCCACTGCTAAAGCAGGAAAAGATATAAAGTTAAATCAACCTTTTACCTGTTATTGTTCTTTTACTTGTGAATGTACTGATCAGTTTTGTGATATTCACCTATGCAGAAACAAGCTGCAATCTCAGTTATCCTGGTGTAAATCTGGACAGATTCCACTGAAGAGAGTGGAAATTCACTCTGTTTACACCAGGGTAAGTGCAAGTAGCAGCTGACCACTGGCAGGGAaccccctcctcttccttccagtGCAATACACTGGTTTCAGCACCACAACGCCCACTTAACATCAGTGCGaactggaggaggagaaggcttCTTCATCCTGGAGGAGTGGCACATAATTTATCCCACATAAAAATTATCCCACTATTTTCATCTCAGAAAGACTCAGCCAGCTTCCAACACTCTGTACTGAGACCCCTGTCTCTGATGCAGGGGTGGGCTGACAGAGACTTCAGTCCCAGCAAGTGGTGCCCGCAGGGTCCAGCCGAGCACAGCgtgctggagctgcagccccACTCGAGTCAGCCCATGAACctgggcagcagcactgcatATGACCGACCGTTTACATGCAGCCGCGGGGCTAACGATCAGCACAGATCTCAGCTGGGCAAGGGTTAAGGAGCCTCTGGGCTAAGAGGTAAAGGGCAAGGGGACAA encodes:
- the LOC104322250 gene encoding alpha-1,6-mannosyl-glycoprotein 4-beta-N-acetylglucosaminyltransferase-like isoform X2, producing the protein MVPEALRHSCTCSLLPFLLLLLLQGGSWQEQDPLEVELGGLAPATVLQMLQPEGAQRILRDTDDLSAPHNVSYHLLAGSLSPHKKFLAVGLASVQRPRGYYLPATLQSLFKQSTEEELQEMVVVVHLADADPRWNVHVAANIARKFAHHILLGQLLLIHTPQEFYPTLEGLKRNYNDPEERVRFRSKQNVDYAFLLAFAANLSSYYLMIEDDVWCAKSFLTAIRKALASQEGSNWATLEFSKLGYIGKLYHSSDLPRLARFLLLFYQEMPCDWLLVHFRLLLTQKDVIRFKPSLFQHMGLYSSFQGTINRLEDNEFQADALDLPDNPPAALFTSMSVFENYEPLKAYGTAEGYFWGKDPAAGSVFSIIFHQPAHVTRVRVRTGSDERQSDFLRAGVLELGWRQQADGRDCSAYTTVGTFEKGIFEQRGLERGMPGPVECVRIRVTQDQSEWLIIQSIDIWTTAGT
- the LOC104322250 gene encoding alpha-1,6-mannosyl-glycoprotein 4-beta-N-acetylglucosaminyltransferase-like isoform X1, whose protein sequence is MFLCHSVNHQQGHLPQTWIHVRGSVMLTSNKRIWENCLAVPFFAAAEHMLMPTGLSVPAWCYAMVPEALRHSCTCSLLPFLLLLLLQGGSWQEQDPLEVELGGLAPATVLQMLQPEGAQRILRDTDDLSAPHNVSYHLLAGSLSPHKKFLAVGLASVQRPRGYYLPATLQSLFKQSTEEELQEMVVVVHLADADPRWNVHVAANIARKFAHHILLGQLLLIHTPQEFYPTLEGLKRNYNDPEERVRFRSKQNVDYAFLLAFAANLSSYYLMIEDDVWCAKSFLTAIRKALASQEGSNWATLEFSKLGYIGKLYHSSDLPRLARFLLLFYQEMPCDWLLVHFRLLLTQKDVIRFKPSLFQHMGLYSSFQGTINRLEDNEFQADALDLPDNPPAALFTSMSVFENYEPLKAYGTAEGYFWGKDPAAGSVFSIIFHQPAHVTRVRVRTGSDERQSDFLRAGVLELGWRQQADGRDCSAYTTVGTFEKGIFEQRGLERGMPGPVECVRIRVTQDQSEWLIIQSIDIWTTAGT